Proteins encoded in a region of the Poecilia reticulata strain Guanapo linkage group LG14, Guppy_female_1.0+MT, whole genome shotgun sequence genome:
- the srrt gene encoding serrate RNA effector molecule homolog isoform X2, producing MGDSDDEYDRRRRDKFRRERSDYDRSREREDRRRDDWNDREWDRGRERRSRGEYRDYDRGRRERFSPPRHDMSPQQKRMRRDWDDHGGDPYRGGYDLGYGGGGGPSYGPPQHWGHPDLHLMQPHQGIPIQARLGNIHDMDLGPPPPIMKSFKEFLLSLDDSVDETEAVKRYNEYKIDFRRQQMQDFFLAHKDEEWFRSKYHPDEASRLKAEAQSALCNRLNVFMFLMENGWFENVSLDIEQTPAIIKVLDAAVIKMEGGTDHDLRILDMPPEEEEEREKSTSVLAGGETQRREELKTADRERKPSGEKNKTEKEDGDSATGDRDAAADGQDRKQEAEKESVREEMPEPKKARRKRKRSGDSDDEASASESESDFDSDSNSECSDKPEKKEEVQDKDDEEEEGEEDKPKETSKEEKKEEKKPKDDSPRPRPLHKTFSLFMRSIAPSISKAEIIALCRRYPGFLRVCLSDPHPERRFFRRCWVTFDRSVNIKEICWNLQNIRLRDCELAPGVNRDLARRVRNVNGITQHKQVLRNDIKLAAKLIHALDEKGDLWSRKTQGAQSTEAQNPILKNITDYLIEEVSAEEEELLGSGSGMDPDEGAKEGNPAEITVEKDDKLAKVLDRLLLYLRIVHSVDYYNTCEYPSEDEMPNRCGMIHVRGPVPPNRITHGEVQQWEKVTEEKLMPLFSLKEILSEEEAAKMGRKDPDDEVEKFISANTQELGKDKWLCPLSGKKFKGPEFVRKHILNKHGEKIEEVKKEVVFFNNFLLDAKRPSLPEMKLPPLPVPGQGLLSPTLPFPPQGPQGPMGFGQPRPPLMGYGGAPPYPPNQFGGGRGNYDNFRGGQGGYLGKPRNIRMSRGDPRNIIEYRDLDAPDDMDFF from the exons GGAGTGGGACAGGGGCAGGGAGCGTCGGAGCCGTGGTGAATACAGAGATTATGACCGTGGTCGCAGGGAGAGGTTTAGCCCGCCCAGACACGACATGAGCCCCCAGCAGAAACGCATGAGAAGAGACTG GGATGATCATGGAGGAGATCCTTACCGTGGGGGATATGACTTGGGCTACGGCGGTGGAGGAGGGCCAAGCTATGGGCCACCGCAGCACTGGGGCCATCCTGATCTGCACCTGATGCAGCCTCATCAGGGCATCCCCATCCAAGCTAG ACTCGGGAACATCCATGACATGGATTTGGGTCCACCTCCTCCGATAATGAAAAGCTTTAAAGAGTTCCTGCTGTCCCTGGACGACTCAGTGGATGAGACTGAAGCTGTCAAACGCTACAACGAGTACAAGATCGACTTCCGTCGGCAGCAGATGCAGGACTTCTTTTTGGCTCATAAAGATGAGGAGTG GTTCAGATCCAAATACCACCCGGACGAGGCCAGCCGGCTGAAGGCAGAGGCTCAGAGCGCTCTGTGCAACCGTCTGAACGTCTTTATGTTCCTGATGGAGAACGGCTGGTTTGAGAACGTTTCCCTGGAYATTGAGCAGACTCCTGCCATCATCAAGGTGCTGGACGCAG ctgTGATAAAGATGGAAGGAGGCACTGACCACGACCTCCGCATTTTGGACATGCcgccagaagaagaagaagaaagggagAAGTCCACGTCTGTTTTAGCTGGAGGGGAAACTCAGAGGAGGGAAGAGCTGAAAACAGCYGACAGAGAGCGCAAGCCCTcgggggagaaaaacaaaactgagaag GAGGACGGCGACTCTGCCACCGGAGACCGAGACGCCGCCGCAGATGGGCAGGATAGAAAGCAGGAGGCAGAGAAGGAATCTGTCAGAGAAGAAATGCCTGAACCTAAAAAG gcaagaagaaagaggaagcgTAGCGGAGACAGCGACGACGAAGCGAGCGCCTCCGAGAGCGAGTCTGACTTCGACTCCGACTCCAACTCCGAATGCTCTGACAAACcagagaagaaggaggaagtgCAAGACAAGGATGAcgaagaagaggagggagaag AAGACAAACCGAAGGAAACCTccaaggaggagaagaaggaagagaagaaacCCAAAGACGACTCGCCCAGACCACGACCGCTGCACAAGACTTTCTCCCTGTTCATGAGGAGCATCGCTCCCTCCATCTCCAAGGCTGAGATTATCGCT CTTTGCCGACGATATCCTGGGTTTCTGCGCGTTTGCCTTTCTGACCCTCATCCAGAGCGCAG gtttttccgGCGTTGCTGGGTGACCTTTGATCGCAGCGTCAACATCAAGGAAATCTGTTGGAACCTCCAGAATATACGC CTCAGAGACTGCGAACTGGCACCAGGCGTGAACAGGGATCTGGCTCGGAGGGTCCGCAACGTGAACGGCATCACTCAGCACAAGCAGGTGCTCCGCAACGACATCAAGCTGGCTGCCAAGCTCATCCACGCATTGGACGAAAAGGGCGATCTGTGGAGCAGAAAAACTCAGGGCGCTCAAAGCACCGAG GCTCAGAACCCCATCTTGAAGAATATCACTGATTACCTGATTGAGGAGGTGAgcgctgaggaagaggagctccTGGGGTCTGGCAGTGGGATGGATCCAGATGAGGGCGCTAAGGAGGGAAACCCTGCTGAGATAACTGTGGAGAAGGATGATAAACTAGCCaag GTTTTGGACCGGTTGCTCTTATATCTGCGGATTGTGCACTCAGTTGATTACTACAACACCTGCGAATACCCCAGTGAGGATGAAATGCCTAATCGCTGTGGGATGATCCATGTTCGCGGCCCAGTTCCTCCTAACCGCATAACGCACGGAGAAG TGCAACAGTGGGAAAAAGTGACKGAGGAAAAGTTGATgcctttatttagtttaaaggAAATCCTCTCTGAGGAAGAGGCAGCGAAGATGGGTCGCAAGGATCCCGACGACGAGGTGGAGAAATTTATATCTGCAAACACTCAGGAGCTGGGAAAGGACAAATGGCTCTGCCCTCTTAGCGGCAAGAAATTCAAG GGTCCGGAGTTTGTACGGAAGCACATCCTGAACAAACACGGGGAGAAAATTGAAGAAGTTAAAAAGGAGGTCGTGTTTTTCAACAATTTCCTCCTGGATGCTAAAAGACCGTCKCTGCCAGAGATGAAACTTCCACCTCTCCCTGTCCCTGGCCAAG GCTTGCTTTCTCCCACGCTGCCGTTTCCTCCTCAAGGCCCTCAGGGTCCAATGGGCTTTGGTCAGCCTCGTCCACCTCTGATGGGCTACGGCG GCGCTCCCCCTTACCCTCCTAATCAGTTTGGGGGAGGCAGAGGAAACTATGACAACTTCCGTGGAGGACAAGGTGGCTACCTGGGGAAGCCGCGAAACATCAG AATGTCCCGGGGAGATCCACGAAATATAATTGAATATCGTGACCTCGACGCACCAGATGATATGGACTTCTTTTAG
- the srrt gene encoding serrate RNA effector molecule homolog isoform X3, which produces MGDSDDEYDRRRRDKFRRERSDYDRSREREDRRRDDWNDREWDRGRERRSRGEYRDYDRGRRERFSPPRHDMSPQQKRMRRDWDDHGGDPYRGGYDLGYGGGGGPSYGPPQHWGHPDLHLMQPHQGIPIQARLGNIHDMDLGPPPPIMKSFKEFLLSLDDSVDETEAVKRYNEYKIDFRRQQMQDFFLAHKDEEWFRSKYHPDEASRLKAEAQSALCNRLNVFMFLMENGWFENVSLDIEQTPAIIKVLDAAVIKMEGGTDHDLRILDMPPEEEEEREKSTSVLAGGETQRREELKTADRERKPSGEKNKTEKEDGDSATGDRDAAADGQDRKQEAEKESVREEMPEPKKARRKRKRSGDSDDEASASESESDFDSDSNSECSDKPEKKEEVQDKDDEEEEGEEDKPKETSKEEKKEEKKPKDDSPRPRPLHKTFSLFMRSIAPSISKAEIIALCRRYPGFLRVCLSDPHPERRFFRRCWVTFDRSVNIKEICWNLQNIRLRDCELAPGVNRDLARRVRNVNGITQHKQVLRNDIKLAAKLIHALDEKGDLWSRKTQGAQSTELQAQNPILKNITDYLIEEVSAEEEELLGSGSGMDPDEGAKEGNPAEITVEKDDKLAKVLDRLLLYLRIVHSVDYYNTCEYPSEDEMPNRCGMIHVRGPVPPNRITHGEVQQWEKVTEEKLMPLFSLKEILSEEEAAKMGRKDPDDEVEKFISANTQELGKDKWLCPLSGKKFKGPEFVRKHILNKHGEKIEEVKKEVVFFNNFLLDAKRPSLPEMKLPPLPVPGQGLLSPTLPFPPQGPQGPMGFGQPRPPLMGYGGAPPYPPNQFGGGRGNYDNFRGGQGGYLGKPRNIRSCDFFSQNVPGRSTKYN; this is translated from the exons GGAGTGGGACAGGGGCAGGGAGCGTCGGAGCCGTGGTGAATACAGAGATTATGACCGTGGTCGCAGGGAGAGGTTTAGCCCGCCCAGACACGACATGAGCCCCCAGCAGAAACGCATGAGAAGAGACTG GGATGATCATGGAGGAGATCCTTACCGTGGGGGATATGACTTGGGCTACGGCGGTGGAGGAGGGCCAAGCTATGGGCCACCGCAGCACTGGGGCCATCCTGATCTGCACCTGATGCAGCCTCATCAGGGCATCCCCATCCAAGCTAG ACTCGGGAACATCCATGACATGGATTTGGGTCCACCTCCTCCGATAATGAAAAGCTTTAAAGAGTTCCTGCTGTCCCTGGACGACTCAGTGGATGAGACTGAAGCTGTCAAACGCTACAACGAGTACAAGATCGACTTCCGTCGGCAGCAGATGCAGGACTTCTTTTTGGCTCATAAAGATGAGGAGTG GTTCAGATCCAAATACCACCCGGACGAGGCCAGCCGGCTGAAGGCAGAGGCTCAGAGCGCTCTGTGCAACCGTCTGAACGTCTTTATGTTCCTGATGGAGAACGGCTGGTTTGAGAACGTTTCCCTGGAYATTGAGCAGACTCCTGCCATCATCAAGGTGCTGGACGCAG ctgTGATAAAGATGGAAGGAGGCACTGACCACGACCTCCGCATTTTGGACATGCcgccagaagaagaagaagaaagggagAAGTCCACGTCTGTTTTAGCTGGAGGGGAAACTCAGAGGAGGGAAGAGCTGAAAACAGCYGACAGAGAGCGCAAGCCCTcgggggagaaaaacaaaactgagaag GAGGACGGCGACTCTGCCACCGGAGACCGAGACGCCGCCGCAGATGGGCAGGATAGAAAGCAGGAGGCAGAGAAGGAATCTGTCAGAGAAGAAATGCCTGAACCTAAAAAG gcaagaagaaagaggaagcgTAGCGGAGACAGCGACGACGAAGCGAGCGCCTCCGAGAGCGAGTCTGACTTCGACTCCGACTCCAACTCCGAATGCTCTGACAAACcagagaagaaggaggaagtgCAAGACAAGGATGAcgaagaagaggagggagaag AAGACAAACCGAAGGAAACCTccaaggaggagaagaaggaagagaagaaacCCAAAGACGACTCGCCCAGACCACGACCGCTGCACAAGACTTTCTCCCTGTTCATGAGGAGCATCGCTCCCTCCATCTCCAAGGCTGAGATTATCGCT CTTTGCCGACGATATCCTGGGTTTCTGCGCGTTTGCCTTTCTGACCCTCATCCAGAGCGCAG gtttttccgGCGTTGCTGGGTGACCTTTGATCGCAGCGTCAACATCAAGGAAATCTGTTGGAACCTCCAGAATATACGC CTCAGAGACTGCGAACTGGCACCAGGCGTGAACAGGGATCTGGCTCGGAGGGTCCGCAACGTGAACGGCATCACTCAGCACAAGCAGGTGCTCCGCAACGACATCAAGCTGGCTGCCAAGCTCATCCACGCATTGGACGAAAAGGGCGATCTGTGGAGCAGAAAAACTCAGGGCGCTCAAAGCACCGAG tTGCAGGCTCAGAACCCCATCTTGAAGAATATCACTGATTACCTGATTGAGGAGGTGAgcgctgaggaagaggagctccTGGGGTCTGGCAGTGGGATGGATCCAGATGAGGGCGCTAAGGAGGGAAACCCTGCTGAGATAACTGTGGAGAAGGATGATAAACTAGCCaag GTTTTGGACCGGTTGCTCTTATATCTGCGGATTGTGCACTCAGTTGATTACTACAACACCTGCGAATACCCCAGTGAGGATGAAATGCCTAATCGCTGTGGGATGATCCATGTTCGCGGCCCAGTTCCTCCTAACCGCATAACGCACGGAGAAG TGCAACAGTGGGAAAAAGTGACKGAGGAAAAGTTGATgcctttatttagtttaaaggAAATCCTCTCTGAGGAAGAGGCAGCGAAGATGGGTCGCAAGGATCCCGACGACGAGGTGGAGAAATTTATATCTGCAAACACTCAGGAGCTGGGAAAGGACAAATGGCTCTGCCCTCTTAGCGGCAAGAAATTCAAG GGTCCGGAGTTTGTACGGAAGCACATCCTGAACAAACACGGGGAGAAAATTGAAGAAGTTAAAAAGGAGGTCGTGTTTTTCAACAATTTCCTCCTGGATGCTAAAAGACCGTCKCTGCCAGAGATGAAACTTCCACCTCTCCCTGTCCCTGGCCAAG GCTTGCTTTCTCCCACGCTGCCGTTTCCTCCTCAAGGCCCTCAGGGTCCAATGGGCTTTGGTCAGCCTCGTCCACCTCTGATGGGCTACGGCG GCGCTCCCCCTTACCCTCCTAATCAGTTTGGGGGAGGCAGAGGAAACTATGACAACTTCCGTGGAGGACAAGGTGGCTACCTGGGGAAGCCGCGAAACATCAG atcatgtgattttttttcgcAGAATGTCCCGGGGAGATCCACGAAATATAATTGA
- the srrt gene encoding serrate RNA effector molecule homolog isoform X1 has product MGDSDDEYDRRRRDKFRRERSDYDRSREREDRRRDDWNDREWDRGRERRSRGEYRDYDRGRRERFSPPRHDMSPQQKRMRRDWDDHGGDPYRGGYDLGYGGGGGPSYGPPQHWGHPDLHLMQPHQGIPIQARLGNIHDMDLGPPPPIMKSFKEFLLSLDDSVDETEAVKRYNEYKIDFRRQQMQDFFLAHKDEEWFRSKYHPDEASRLKAEAQSALCNRLNVFMFLMENGWFENVSLDIEQTPAIIKVLDAAVIKMEGGTDHDLRILDMPPEEEEEREKSTSVLAGGETQRREELKTADRERKPSGEKNKTEKEDGDSATGDRDAAADGQDRKQEAEKESVREEMPEPKKARRKRKRSGDSDDEASASESESDFDSDSNSECSDKPEKKEEVQDKDDEEEEGEEDKPKETSKEEKKEEKKPKDDSPRPRPLHKTFSLFMRSIAPSISKAEIIALCRRYPGFLRVCLSDPHPERRFFRRCWVTFDRSVNIKEICWNLQNIRLRDCELAPGVNRDLARRVRNVNGITQHKQVLRNDIKLAAKLIHALDEKGDLWSRKTQGAQSTELQAQNPILKNITDYLIEEVSAEEEELLGSGSGMDPDEGAKEGNPAEITVEKDDKLAKVLDRLLLYLRIVHSVDYYNTCEYPSEDEMPNRCGMIHVRGPVPPNRITHGEVQQWEKVTEEKLMPLFSLKEILSEEEAAKMGRKDPDDEVEKFISANTQELGKDKWLCPLSGKKFKGPEFVRKHILNKHGEKIEEVKKEVVFFNNFLLDAKRPSLPEMKLPPLPVPGQGLLSPTLPFPPQGPQGPMGFGQPRPPLMGYGGAPPYPPNQFGGGRGNYDNFRGGQGGYLGKPRNIRMSRGDPRNIIEYRDLDAPDDMDFF; this is encoded by the exons GGAGTGGGACAGGGGCAGGGAGCGTCGGAGCCGTGGTGAATACAGAGATTATGACCGTGGTCGCAGGGAGAGGTTTAGCCCGCCCAGACACGACATGAGCCCCCAGCAGAAACGCATGAGAAGAGACTG GGATGATCATGGAGGAGATCCTTACCGTGGGGGATATGACTTGGGCTACGGCGGTGGAGGAGGGCCAAGCTATGGGCCACCGCAGCACTGGGGCCATCCTGATCTGCACCTGATGCAGCCTCATCAGGGCATCCCCATCCAAGCTAG ACTCGGGAACATCCATGACATGGATTTGGGTCCACCTCCTCCGATAATGAAAAGCTTTAAAGAGTTCCTGCTGTCCCTGGACGACTCAGTGGATGAGACTGAAGCTGTCAAACGCTACAACGAGTACAAGATCGACTTCCGTCGGCAGCAGATGCAGGACTTCTTTTTGGCTCATAAAGATGAGGAGTG GTTCAGATCCAAATACCACCCGGACGAGGCCAGCCGGCTGAAGGCAGAGGCTCAGAGCGCTCTGTGCAACCGTCTGAACGTCTTTATGTTCCTGATGGAGAACGGCTGGTTTGAGAACGTTTCCCTGGAYATTGAGCAGACTCCTGCCATCATCAAGGTGCTGGACGCAG ctgTGATAAAGATGGAAGGAGGCACTGACCACGACCTCCGCATTTTGGACATGCcgccagaagaagaagaagaaagggagAAGTCCACGTCTGTTTTAGCTGGAGGGGAAACTCAGAGGAGGGAAGAGCTGAAAACAGCYGACAGAGAGCGCAAGCCCTcgggggagaaaaacaaaactgagaag GAGGACGGCGACTCTGCCACCGGAGACCGAGACGCCGCCGCAGATGGGCAGGATAGAAAGCAGGAGGCAGAGAAGGAATCTGTCAGAGAAGAAATGCCTGAACCTAAAAAG gcaagaagaaagaggaagcgTAGCGGAGACAGCGACGACGAAGCGAGCGCCTCCGAGAGCGAGTCTGACTTCGACTCCGACTCCAACTCCGAATGCTCTGACAAACcagagaagaaggaggaagtgCAAGACAAGGATGAcgaagaagaggagggagaag AAGACAAACCGAAGGAAACCTccaaggaggagaagaaggaagagaagaaacCCAAAGACGACTCGCCCAGACCACGACCGCTGCACAAGACTTTCTCCCTGTTCATGAGGAGCATCGCTCCCTCCATCTCCAAGGCTGAGATTATCGCT CTTTGCCGACGATATCCTGGGTTTCTGCGCGTTTGCCTTTCTGACCCTCATCCAGAGCGCAG gtttttccgGCGTTGCTGGGTGACCTTTGATCGCAGCGTCAACATCAAGGAAATCTGTTGGAACCTCCAGAATATACGC CTCAGAGACTGCGAACTGGCACCAGGCGTGAACAGGGATCTGGCTCGGAGGGTCCGCAACGTGAACGGCATCACTCAGCACAAGCAGGTGCTCCGCAACGACATCAAGCTGGCTGCCAAGCTCATCCACGCATTGGACGAAAAGGGCGATCTGTGGAGCAGAAAAACTCAGGGCGCTCAAAGCACCGAG tTGCAGGCTCAGAACCCCATCTTGAAGAATATCACTGATTACCTGATTGAGGAGGTGAgcgctgaggaagaggagctccTGGGGTCTGGCAGTGGGATGGATCCAGATGAGGGCGCTAAGGAGGGAAACCCTGCTGAGATAACTGTGGAGAAGGATGATAAACTAGCCaag GTTTTGGACCGGTTGCTCTTATATCTGCGGATTGTGCACTCAGTTGATTACTACAACACCTGCGAATACCCCAGTGAGGATGAAATGCCTAATCGCTGTGGGATGATCCATGTTCGCGGCCCAGTTCCTCCTAACCGCATAACGCACGGAGAAG TGCAACAGTGGGAAAAAGTGACKGAGGAAAAGTTGATgcctttatttagtttaaaggAAATCCTCTCTGAGGAAGAGGCAGCGAAGATGGGTCGCAAGGATCCCGACGACGAGGTGGAGAAATTTATATCTGCAAACACTCAGGAGCTGGGAAAGGACAAATGGCTCTGCCCTCTTAGCGGCAAGAAATTCAAG GGTCCGGAGTTTGTACGGAAGCACATCCTGAACAAACACGGGGAGAAAATTGAAGAAGTTAAAAAGGAGGTCGTGTTTTTCAACAATTTCCTCCTGGATGCTAAAAGACCGTCKCTGCCAGAGATGAAACTTCCACCTCTCCCTGTCCCTGGCCAAG GCTTGCTTTCTCCCACGCTGCCGTTTCCTCCTCAAGGCCCTCAGGGTCCAATGGGCTTTGGTCAGCCTCGTCCACCTCTGATGGGCTACGGCG GCGCTCCCCCTTACCCTCCTAATCAGTTTGGGGGAGGCAGAGGAAACTATGACAACTTCCGTGGAGGACAAGGTGGCTACCTGGGGAAGCCGCGAAACATCAG AATGTCCCGGGGAGATCCACGAAATATAATTGAATATCGTGACCTCGACGCACCAGATGATATGGACTTCTTTTAG
- the mogat3b gene encoding 2-acylglycerol O-acyltransferase 3b encodes MVKEKTQLKEFLEAVSVLQWVLSFLFLGLACIILMVFLMFTSLWPLPTLYFIWMVNDWQTPERGGRRTAFVRKWKVWLQFREYFPVKLVKTADLSPNKNYILGSHPHGIMCTGAFACFSTESCGFAETFPGVKSTLAILAGLFKIPLFREYLMTAGLCPVSKPSLGHLLSKSGKGNAVVIVVGGAAESLASSPGINRVVMKQRKGFVRTALEHGADLVPVYSFGENELFQQVIFSDGSLGRRLQDLFKSVMGFAPCLFVGERFALLPFRKPVTTVVGSPIPVPKCVTPTEEQVDHYHTLYMEALVKLFHEHKVSCGLSESHKLEII; translated from the exons ATGGTGAAAGAAAAAACCCAGCTGAAGGAGTTTTTAGAGGCTGTAAGCGTCCTGCAGTGGGTGCTAAGCTTTCTGTTCTTAG GACTGGCTTGCATCATCTTGATGGTGTTTCTTATGTTTACGTCTCTGTGGCCGCTGCCCACTCTTTACTTCATATGGATGGTGAATGACTGGCAAACTCCAGAAAGAG ggggcagaaGAACAGCATTTGTGAGGAAGTGGAAGGTTTGGTTGCAGTTCAGAGAGTATTTTCCAGTTAAG ctGGTAAAGACAGCAGACCTGAGtccaaataaaaactacatccTCGGCAGCCATCCGCACGGCATCATGTGCACCGGAGCCTTCGCCTGCTTCAGCACCGAGAGCTGCGGCTTCGCCGAGACGTTTCCCGGAGTGAAGAGCACACTGGCAATACTGGCAGGCCTGTTCAAGATACCACTCTTCAGAGAATACCTGATGACCGCAG GCCTGTGTCCGGTCAGCAAGCCAAGCCTTGGCCACCTCCTCTCCAAAAGTGGGAAAGGAAACGCAGTGGTGATTGTggttggaggagctgcagagtctTTAGCATCTTCTCCTGGAATCAACAGAGTGGTCATGAAGCAGAGGAAAGGRTTTGTGAGGACGGCTCTTGAGCATGG AGCAGATCTGGTTCCCGTTTACTCGTTTGGGGAGAACGAACTCTTTCAGCAGGTGATTTTCTCAGACGGCAGCCTGGGCCGCCGGCTGCAGGACTTGTTTAAAAGCGTCATGGGTTTCGCTCCGTGTCTATTTGTCGGCGAGCGCTTTGCTCTGCTGCCCTTCAGGAAACCGGTCACTACTGTCG TTGGAAGTCCGATCCCGGTGCCAAAGTGCGTCACACCCACTGAGGAGCAGGTTGATCACTATCACACGCTCTACATGGAGGCCTTGGTCAAGTTATTTCATGAACACAAAGTCAGCTGTGGACTTTCTGAGAGCCACAAGCTTGAAATCATTTAG